A genome region from Musa acuminata AAA Group cultivar baxijiao chromosome BXJ3-5, Cavendish_Baxijiao_AAA, whole genome shotgun sequence includes the following:
- the LOC135637804 gene encoding BOI-related E3 ubiquitin-protein ligase 1-like isoform X1, which yields MKRKEEKEMDFPRAAPGFIDPSELLLANGAPPNPRKRGRGGIGFPETPPPPPPQLQQNHPVDLLSLQPQRTSTPLSPPALVSFAQHQSHPSLRVSTGLRLSFKDRCQQQNQKQSNPLLSSSSSFLSSLLSEELTTHINQQKGEIEQFLHAESEQLRRGLAERRWRHYRYLLSAANESAARRLREEEAEADRAARRSAELEGRLARLRIESMAWKAKATADQATATSLQVQLQKAVATAAQARGCEASPAEDAESAFMEPHRVDQGRACRACRERLASVVLLPCRHLCLCDVCDGGGGPVESCPVCRCGKAGSVRVYLT from the exons ATG AAGcgaaaggaggagaaagaaatggACTTTCCTCGAGCCGCGCCTGGTTTCATCGATCCGTCGGAGTTATTGCTCGCCAATGGAG CACCGCCGAATCCGAGGAAGAGAGGTCGAGGAGGCATCGGGTTCCCGgagacgccgccgccgccgccaccgcagcTGCAGCAGAACCACCCTGTCGACCTCCTCTCGCTGCAACCACAGCGTACATCGACCCCGCTTTCGCCTCCGGCGCTTGTGAGCTTCGCCCAGCACCAGAGCCACCCTTCTCTCCGAGTTTCCACCGGCCTCCGACTCTCCTTCAAGGATCGATGCCAGCAGCAGAACCAGAAGCAATCCAACCCTCttctatcttcttcttcctccttcctgtCCTCCCTTCTGTCCGAAGAACTCACCACCCACATCAATCAACAGAAGGGCGAAATCGAGCAGTTCCTTCACGCCGAG TCAGAGCAGCTGCGACGGGGGTTGGCGGAGAGGCGATGgaggcactaccggtatctattaAGCGCAGCGAACGAGTCAGCCGCCCGGCGGCTACGAGAGGAGGAGGCGGAAGCGGACCGGGCAGCGCGGCGGAGCGCCGAGCTCGAGGGCCGCCTCGCCCGCCTCCGAATCGAGTCGATGGCATGGAAAGCCAAGGCCACGGCCGACCAGGCAACGGCAACTTCCCTCCAGGTCCAGCTCCAAAAGGCTGTCGCCACCGCGGCCCAGGCGCGGGGCTGCGAGGCGTCGCCGGCCGAGGACGCCGAGTCGGCCTTCATGGAGCCTCACCGAGTCGATCAGGGGCGGGCTTGCCGCGCCTGCCGGGAGCGCCTGGCCTCGGTGGTGCTCCTCCCCTGCCGCCACCTGTGCCTGTGCGACGTCTGCGACGGCGGGGGAGGCCCGGTCGAGTCGTGCCCGGTTTGCCGATGTGGCAAGGCCGGGAGCGTCCGAGTCTACCTCACTTAA
- the LOC135637804 gene encoding BOI-related E3 ubiquitin-protein ligase 1-like isoform X2 — protein sequence MDFPRAAPGFIDPSELLLANGAPPNPRKRGRGGIGFPETPPPPPPQLQQNHPVDLLSLQPQRTSTPLSPPALVSFAQHQSHPSLRVSTGLRLSFKDRCQQQNQKQSNPLLSSSSSFLSSLLSEELTTHINQQKGEIEQFLHAESEQLRRGLAERRWRHYRYLLSAANESAARRLREEEAEADRAARRSAELEGRLARLRIESMAWKAKATADQATATSLQVQLQKAVATAAQARGCEASPAEDAESAFMEPHRVDQGRACRACRERLASVVLLPCRHLCLCDVCDGGGGPVESCPVCRCGKAGSVRVYLT from the exons atggACTTTCCTCGAGCCGCGCCTGGTTTCATCGATCCGTCGGAGTTATTGCTCGCCAATGGAG CACCGCCGAATCCGAGGAAGAGAGGTCGAGGAGGCATCGGGTTCCCGgagacgccgccgccgccgccaccgcagcTGCAGCAGAACCACCCTGTCGACCTCCTCTCGCTGCAACCACAGCGTACATCGACCCCGCTTTCGCCTCCGGCGCTTGTGAGCTTCGCCCAGCACCAGAGCCACCCTTCTCTCCGAGTTTCCACCGGCCTCCGACTCTCCTTCAAGGATCGATGCCAGCAGCAGAACCAGAAGCAATCCAACCCTCttctatcttcttcttcctccttcctgtCCTCCCTTCTGTCCGAAGAACTCACCACCCACATCAATCAACAGAAGGGCGAAATCGAGCAGTTCCTTCACGCCGAG TCAGAGCAGCTGCGACGGGGGTTGGCGGAGAGGCGATGgaggcactaccggtatctattaAGCGCAGCGAACGAGTCAGCCGCCCGGCGGCTACGAGAGGAGGAGGCGGAAGCGGACCGGGCAGCGCGGCGGAGCGCCGAGCTCGAGGGCCGCCTCGCCCGCCTCCGAATCGAGTCGATGGCATGGAAAGCCAAGGCCACGGCCGACCAGGCAACGGCAACTTCCCTCCAGGTCCAGCTCCAAAAGGCTGTCGCCACCGCGGCCCAGGCGCGGGGCTGCGAGGCGTCGCCGGCCGAGGACGCCGAGTCGGCCTTCATGGAGCCTCACCGAGTCGATCAGGGGCGGGCTTGCCGCGCCTGCCGGGAGCGCCTGGCCTCGGTGGTGCTCCTCCCCTGCCGCCACCTGTGCCTGTGCGACGTCTGCGACGGCGGGGGAGGCCCGGTCGAGTCGTGCCCGGTTTGCCGATGTGGCAAGGCCGGGAGCGTCCGAGTCTACCTCACTTAA
- the LOC135639165 gene encoding ATP synthase subunit delta', mitochondrial-like yields MYRHASRRLIRALGDGGRRRSFSTDLPAASSEDAAFVEAWRKVAPSIDPPKTPLAFMKPRPPTPSSIPSKLTVNFVLPYRSEISNKEVDMVIVPATTGQMGVLPGHVATIAELKPGVLSVHEGNEVTKYFVSSGFAFIHANSVTDIVAVEAVPVDRIDPSLVQKGLADFTQKLNSTTTDLEKAEAQIGVDVHSALNAALSG; encoded by the exons ATGTATCGCCACGCCTCGCGACGCCTGATCCGGGCCCTCGGCGACGGAGGCCGCCGCCGGTCTTTCTCCACCGACCTCCCGGCGGCGTCGTCGGAGGACGCGGCGTTCGTGGAGGCGTGGCGTAAGGTGGCCCCCAGCATCGACCCGCCCAAGACTCCGCTCGCCTTCATGAAGCCCCGCCCTCCTACCCCCTCCTCCATCCCTTCCAAGCTCACCGTCAATTTCGTCCTCCCCTACCGGTCCGAGATCTCCAACAAGGAG GTTGATATGGTCATTGTACCAGCAACCACAGGGCAAATGGGTGTTTTGCCTGGACATGTTGCCACTATTGCAGAACTCAAGCCAGGGGTTCTTTCTGTACATGAAGGGAATGAAGTAACTAAGTACTTTGTTAGCAGTGGGTTTGCATTCATACATGCCAACTCAGTTACAGATATAGTTGCTGTTGAGGCTGTTCCTGTCGACCGCATTGATCCAAGCCTAGTCCAGAAAGGACTAGCTGACTTCACTCAGAAGTTAAACTCAACTACGACGGACTTAGAAAAGGCTGAAGCGCAGATTGGTGTTGATGTTCACAGTGCATTAAATGCTGCACTTTCTGGTTGA